CGGCTCGGGCCTGGCGGTGGGCCGCACCTTCGCCGCCATCCTGGAGAATTGCCAGCAGGCGGACGGCTCCGTCCTCCTGCCGGAGGCGCTGCGCCCCTACATGCGCGGGCTGGAGCGGATCGGGCCGGAGGCGTGAGGGGCCGTGGTAGACTCTTGCGCGGACCCTTTGCGGAGAGGTGCCGGAGCGGTTGAACGGAGCGGTCTTGAAAACCGCCAGGGGCGCGCAGCTCCTCGTGGGTTCGAATCCCACCCTCTCCGCCAGGCATGACTTCCTGGGGCTAGGTGTACCGGGGTAGGGTACCCAGGGAGGAAGTGCAAACCGAGTGCAAACCGGCCCGGCGCGGGCGCGCGGGCGTTCAGCGCGCGCTCCCGCCGAGGCGCGACATGGCGGCCCGCAGCCTCTCCTCGACGAGGCGGGCCGCCTCCGCGTCTTCGCCCGGGAGCAGGTGGGCGTAGGTGGTCAGGGTGACCACGGGCGAGGCGTGGCCGAGGCGCCGCGCCACCTCGACGGGGCTGGCCCCGGCGCGCAGGAGCTGGCTGGCGTGGCTGTGGCGGAGCGTATGGAGGTGGACGCCGGGGAAGCCGAGGCGGAGCATGGCGTCGTGAAAGGTGGCGGAGAAGGCGTCCGGCTCCAGCGGGCGGCCGTCCGGGCGGGCGAAGACGAGGTCCTCGGCGCCGGCGGCGCGCGGGCCGTCGCCGGAGCGCCCGGCGCCGGCAGCGAGGCGGCGGAGCTCCTCGCAGGCGAGGCCGGGCAGGGCGAGCGAGCGGAGGCCGGAGCGGCTCTTGGGCGGCTTGAAGCGGAGGCCGGCGCGCGTCTGCTCCAGGGAGCGGCGGACGGCCAGCGTGCAGGCGGCGAGGTCCACGTCCTGCCAGCGCAGCGCCAGGAGCTCGCCGCGGCGGAGGCCGGTGAGGGCGGCGAGCAGGGCCGGGGGGTGGAGATCGCTTCCTTCCAGGGCGCGGAGGAGGAGGGCGAGCTGCTCCTCGTCGAGCGCCGCCTGCCGGGAGCGGGGCGCGGCCGGCGGGCGGAGGCGGTCGGCGGGGTTGGCGGGGAGGAGCCCGCGACGGACGCCGTCGGCCAGGGCGCGGTGGAGGAGACGGTGGACGGCCAGGACGGTGCGCGGACTGAGACCGGCGCCGGTGCGGCGGTTGCCGGAGGCGGCCAGCCGCCGGTAGAGGGAGTCCAGGTGGGCGGGCCGCAGCGCGTCCAGCCGCAGGCCGCCCAGGTGCGGCAGGACCGCCCCTTCCAGCAGCTCGGCGTAGCGCTCGGCGGTCTTGGGCGAGAGGGCGGGGCGGCGATCGGCCAGCCAGCCCTCCAGGTAGGCGGCCAGGCGCGGGCGCGCGGGCGGCAGGTCGCCGGCCGCCAGCAGCCGGAGGAGCTCCGCCAGGTGGAGCTCGGCGGCCTCGCGCGTGCGATGGCCGCCGAACCAGCGCTGCAGGCGGCGGCCAGTGCGCGGGTCACGCCCCAGGCTGAGGACGATGCTGTAGGTCGAGCCGCGGCGGACGATGCAGCCCTTCGCCAGGACGCCCCCGGACGACATGGTAACACGTTCCTGGTGGAAAAAGGCAGCCCTTCCGCGCCCGGGATGCCGCACGGGGACGGCGGGCAGACTGGCACGCGAAGGGGGGGAGCGTACCATGGCCGAGGTCACCTTGGACCTGAGGCCGGCCGTCGACCCGGAGCGCGACCCGGAGCGCGTCGCCGACGTGCTCCGCCGCCTGGGCGAGGAGGACCGCCTCCACCTGCTGCTGGAGGCGGCCGACGCGCACCAGCTGGACCCGGTGATCCGAGCCGTGGAGGCGGCCGGCTTCGGTTACCAGCCCAAGGGCGGGCACGAGGGCGAGTACCACCTGCTGGTGGGGCGCGACCTGACGCGCCCGGGCGGGGCGGACGGGGAGCGCGAAGCATAGGCCGGCGCGCCGCGCCGGTGCGGGGTCCGCTTCGGCTCAGCTCCGGACGGCGAAGAGGATGAGCGCCACGCCCAGGAAGACGAGGCCGATCCGCCAGGCCGGCATCTCGCCGGCCAGGCCGAGGACGCCGATGGTGGTGACGGTGAGCAGCACCAGCGGGCCGGTCAGGCCCAGGAGCGCGTTGACGCGGAGCGCGGCGTCGACACGGTTGAAGCGCGCCATGAGCGTCGCGCCGGTCAGCTCGAGGCCGGCCGAGATCAGGCGTACCAGCACCATCGCACCCACGTACGGCTCCAGCCCCAGCACGGCGCCTCGCCTCCGCGAGGCTTCATCTATTCGGTGGCGCTCCCGCCTATGCGCGCCGTCCGCTGGTTGCCCGCGGAGGGTCCGCGTGCTAGCATCTATAGCTGCATTGGAGAGGTGACCGAGCGGCCGAAGGTAGCTGCCTGCTAAGCAGTTGAGGGCGAAAGCCCTCCGCGGGTTCGAATCCCGCCCTCTCCGCCAGAGTTGCCGGCCCGCGGCCGGCGCGGCGGGCGGCGCCCGGGGGAGACGGGCGCTCCGCCGGAGACGGAAAGCCGATTTGGGCGCCCATAGCTCAGTGGACAGAGCGACTGGCTACGGACCAGTAGGCCGGGGGTTCAAATCCTCCTGGGCGCACCAGATGATCCCACCTTCGGACCCGCAGCCGACGCGGCTGCGGGTCCCTTGTCCCGGGGCGCGCGTCCGCCACGCGTTGCTGCGCCGCCTTGCCGGCGAGCCGCCGCCGGCCGCCGGCGCTCCACCCGCGCGACGGCCGCCTCCCGCCACCGTGAGGAAGCGGTCCCCGCCCGCCCTCATTTCCCGGGAAAAGGCCGCGGCGGCTGCGCGAAGCGCTCCAGGGGAAGGAAGAGATAGACGACGATCATGGTCAGAAGCGCCGCGCCGGTGGCGTAGAGCGGCAGGTGCAGCCCGTAGAGGCTGCCCAGGAAGCCGCCCAGCGCCGAGCCCAGGGCGACGCCGACCCCCTCCACGGTCATGAAGAAGCCCATCATCCCGCCGCGCTCCCCCTCCGGGGCGATACGCGTCATCAACCCGTTCCAGGAGGGCAGGACGAAGGCGTAGCCCGCCCCCAGCACGACCGCCCAGGGGAGCGCCTGGACGAAGCTGTGCCGGCCGGAGAGGACCACCAGCGAGGCGGAGGCGACCAGGAGCCCCGCCAGCAGGACCGGGCGCGGCCCCAGGCGGTCGGCCAGGGCGCCGGCCGGCAGCAGGACCAGGACGGCCGTCGCGCCGCCGGCGATCATCAGCCAGGCGTAGTCCGGCCCGGAGAGGTGGAACTGGTGCCGGGCGAAGGGCGCCATGACGGGCAGGATGAGGCCGACGGCGAAGGTCTGCAGGAACATGCCGGGCAGGACGGGCCAGGCGCGCCCCACCGCGGGGGCGATGCGCCGCAGGGCGCCGCCCAGGGCCAGCGCCTGCCGCCAGTCGAGGCCGCGGTAGCGGACGGCGCGCAGGTGGGCCAGGGCGACGGCCAGCGGAAGGAGCAGGACGGAGCCTAGGAGGGGGAAGACCCAGCGGTCCGGGACGTAGTTGATCAGCACCGGGCCGAGGCCGCCGCCCGCCAGCCAGGCGACGAAGATGGAGCTGAGCGCCGAGGAGCGGAGCTCCTCGGGCGCCGCCGCGCTGATCCCGGCCATGGCGGCCGGCCAGGTGCCGGCCGCGCCCAGGCCGTAGGCCAGGGAGCCGAGCAGGAGGCCGGCCAGCGAGTGGGAACGGGCCAGCAGGAGGACGCCCAGGCCCGCCAGCAGGAAGCCGGGCACCAGGATCGGCCAGGGGCCGAGGCGGTCGATGATGCTTCCTTCCCATGCCTTGAAGAGGTTGTCGGCCACGTACTGGGTGGCGATGACCAGGCCGACGACCGCGGTGCTGACGCCGGCGGCCGGCAGGTAGGTGGGCAGAAAGGTGATGTAGAGCGCGCCGCGGACGAACTCCACCGCCGCCACGGTGAGCAGGTGGGCCAGGACGACCGGCCGGGCGATGGCGCGCAGCGTGCGGGCGATCTCCACGCCGGCCCTCACTCCAGCGGCGCGGCCGCACCCGGGACCGGGGCCGCCGCAGGAGCCGGGTCCGCCCGGCCGGCCAGGCGCGGGTCGCGAAGGAGCAGACGGATGGCGTCCCGGGCCGCCTCCGGGCGCGCGAGGCGGCGGGCGGCGCGGCGGAGCGGCTCGGCCGCGGCGGGTCCGGCCAGCAGGCGGCCGGCCAGGGCGGCCACGTGGGCGGCGTCGCGGGCGACCAGGGCGGCGCCGTGACGGGCGAGGTAGGCGGCGTTGACCGCTTCCTGGCCCGGAACGGGCGGGACCAGGAGGAGCGGGAGCCCGGCCGCCAACGCCTCGGCGCTGGTGACGCCG
This window of the Bacillota bacterium genome carries:
- a CDS encoding site-specific integrase gives rise to the protein MSSGGVLAKGCIVRRGSTYSIVLSLGRDPRTGRRLQRWFGGHRTREAAELHLAELLRLLAAGDLPPARPRLAAYLEGWLADRRPALSPKTAERYAELLEGAVLPHLGGLRLDALRPAHLDSLYRRLAASGNRRTGAGLSPRTVLAVHRLLHRALADGVRRGLLPANPADRLRPPAAPRSRQAALDEEQLALLLRALEGSDLHPPALLAALTGLRRGELLALRWQDVDLAACTLAVRRSLEQTRAGLRFKPPKSRSGLRSLALPGLACEELRRLAAGAGRSGDGPRAAGAEDLVFARPDGRPLEPDAFSATFHDAMLRLGFPGVHLHTLRHSHASQLLRAGASPVEVARRLGHASPVVTLTTYAHLLPGEDAEAARLVEERLRAAMSRLGGSAR
- a CDS encoding YqhV family protein codes for the protein MLGLEPYVGAMVLVRLISAGLELTGATLMARFNRVDAALRVNALLGLTGPLVLLTVTTIGVLGLAGEMPAWRIGLVFLGVALILFAVRS
- a CDS encoding MFS transporter, with the translated sequence MEIARTLRAIARPVVLAHLLTVAAVEFVRGALYITFLPTYLPAAGVSTAVVGLVIATQYVADNLFKAWEGSIIDRLGPWPILVPGFLLAGLGVLLLARSHSLAGLLLGSLAYGLGAAGTWPAAMAGISAAAPEELRSSALSSIFVAWLAGGGLGPVLINYVPDRWVFPLLGSVLLLPLAVALAHLRAVRYRGLDWRQALALGGALRRIAPAVGRAWPVLPGMFLQTFAVGLILPVMAPFARHQFHLSGPDYAWLMIAGGATAVLVLLPAGALADRLGPRPVLLAGLLVASASLVVLSGRHSFVQALPWAVVLGAGYAFVLPSWNGLMTRIAPEGERGGMMGFFMTVEGVGVALGSALGGFLGSLYGLHLPLYATGAALLTMIVVYLFLPLERFAQPPRPFPGK